One part of the Natronorubrum sediminis genome encodes these proteins:
- a CDS encoding methyl-accepting chemotaxis protein: MLVLFAVIILCITSIGGVIYLQTGSALEAETADELEQSTQLQSNVLAESIDRYQHHVRTLAESNVINSGTDGEIELTLNSEVSSAPDSVVAAHYIDTDDYEVLISSDDDAEGVSFADEGVDWATDDTLHDGQSGIHLTDPYDDPVTDNASIAITSSVPEESDRGVVFVIDQDDHASELASPSLEDDAFTQIVNEDGEVVMSHDDEAATDEHHGVDDEDDPRAAAIESGLEGETGYLESDVGGSEMALGYAPVDGTDWVIMAHTPMDAAYDLHQSVTRSVIALVLVSLLGLGTIGVVVGRNMSRSLNELTAKTREVEQGNLETELESDRIDEIGELYAAFRSMRDSLRETLHEVNTAKKRAERREQTLEVLVQQLEQEASEVMKRAADGDLTQRMDVTEGNEAIEQVATEYNEMIERIETTIDDPKRFAGDVASHSEQVTANVEEVQAASEQVSTAVQDISSHIDHQHTMFRSAAGEMAEIEQMADDIASLSESVSHSATQTAAAGEEGRSTARNAKEAMSRIDEESKQTLREIEKLEQQMAEIEEIVDMISEHAAQTDLLALSANIEASRQTTETTEFGTVAAEVKELARETKESAAEIDTIIASLESQLERTTWEVEATRSEIDESKAVIEETVDTLESIATYTTSTSSGVQQIASLSQQQSDSTQDARQLITNATELSEQVTAETETVAAATEEQTSSLEEVTTSANQLASEAQSLHSTLDYFETAADDEPEHHFKFSHGTLEE; the protein is encoded by the coding sequence ATGCTCGTCCTCTTTGCAGTCATCATCCTCTGTATCACCTCGATCGGCGGGGTCATCTACCTGCAAACGGGCAGTGCACTCGAGGCCGAAACGGCGGACGAACTCGAGCAATCGACGCAACTCCAATCGAACGTATTGGCCGAGAGCATCGATCGCTACCAACACCACGTGCGGACGCTGGCCGAGTCCAACGTGATCAACAGCGGCACGGACGGCGAAATCGAGTTGACGCTGAATAGCGAGGTGTCCTCGGCCCCCGATAGCGTCGTCGCCGCCCACTACATCGATACGGACGACTACGAGGTCCTCATCAGTAGCGACGACGACGCCGAAGGCGTCAGCTTCGCAGACGAGGGCGTCGACTGGGCGACAGACGACACGCTCCACGACGGCCAGTCGGGGATCCACCTCACGGATCCATACGACGATCCAGTGACCGATAACGCCTCGATCGCGATCACGAGTTCGGTCCCCGAGGAATCCGATCGCGGGGTCGTCTTCGTCATCGATCAGGACGACCACGCGAGCGAACTCGCCTCGCCGTCGCTCGAGGACGACGCGTTCACCCAGATCGTCAACGAAGATGGCGAGGTCGTCATGAGCCACGACGACGAGGCCGCCACGGACGAACACCACGGGGTCGACGACGAGGACGATCCGCGTGCGGCCGCAATCGAAAGCGGACTCGAGGGCGAAACCGGCTACCTCGAGTCCGACGTCGGCGGCAGCGAGATGGCCCTCGGCTACGCACCGGTCGACGGAACAGACTGGGTCATCATGGCCCACACGCCGATGGACGCGGCCTACGACCTCCACCAGAGCGTCACGCGTTCGGTGATCGCGCTCGTGCTCGTCTCGTTGCTCGGCCTGGGAACCATCGGCGTGGTCGTTGGCCGAAATATGTCTCGGTCGCTGAACGAACTCACGGCCAAAACGCGGGAAGTCGAACAGGGCAACCTCGAGACGGAACTCGAGTCGGATCGCATCGACGAAATCGGCGAGTTGTACGCCGCGTTCCGGAGTATGCGAGATTCGTTGCGGGAAACGCTCCACGAGGTCAACACGGCGAAAAAGCGAGCGGAGCGACGAGAGCAGACGCTCGAAGTATTGGTTCAACAACTCGAGCAGGAGGCGAGTGAGGTGATGAAGCGGGCGGCCGACGGCGACCTCACGCAGCGAATGGACGTGACGGAAGGCAACGAAGCCATCGAACAGGTCGCCACCGAGTACAACGAGATGATCGAGCGGATCGAGACGACGATCGACGATCCGAAACGGTTCGCGGGCGACGTGGCATCCCACAGTGAGCAGGTCACGGCGAACGTCGAGGAGGTCCAAGCCGCAAGCGAGCAGGTGTCGACGGCCGTCCAGGACATCTCTTCGCACATCGACCACCAACACACGATGTTCAGATCCGCGGCCGGGGAGATGGCCGAAATCGAACAGATGGCCGACGATATCGCCTCCCTGTCCGAATCGGTGAGCCACTCGGCGACGCAAACGGCGGCGGCCGGAGAGGAGGGGCGCTCGACGGCCCGCAATGCGAAGGAGGCAATGTCTCGCATCGACGAGGAATCCAAGCAGACCCTACGAGAGATCGAAAAACTCGAGCAACAGATGGCCGAAATCGAGGAGATCGTCGACATGATCTCCGAGCACGCAGCCCAGACGGACCTCCTCGCGTTGAGTGCGAACATCGAGGCGTCGAGACAGACGACGGAGACGACGGAGTTCGGAACCGTCGCCGCGGAGGTCAAAGAACTGGCCAGAGAGACGAAAGAGTCCGCCGCCGAAATCGACACGATCATCGCCTCTCTCGAGTCTCAACTCGAGCGGACGACCTGGGAGGTCGAGGCAACGCGAAGCGAGATCGACGAGAGTAAGGCGGTGATCGAAGAGACCGTCGACACCCTCGAGAGCATCGCAACCTACACGACCTCGACCTCGAGTGGCGTTCAACAGATCGCGTCACTCAGCCAGCAACAGTCCGACTCGACCCAGGACGCCAGGCAGTTGATCACGAACGCGACGGAACTGAGCGAGCAGGTGACGGCGGAGACGGAGACGGTCGCCGCTGCGACCGAAGAGCAGACGAGTTCGCTCGAGGAAGTCACCACGAGCGCGAACCAACTCGCGAGCGAAGCCCAATCCCTCCACAGCACGCTCGATTACTTCGAGACCGCGGCGGACGACGAACCGGAACACCACTTCAAGTTCTCACACGGCACGCTCGAGGAGTAG
- a CDS encoding DUF488 domain-containing protein — protein sequence MREGTLADTYVAAIQHDLASLPTEATLVGVVRQPTSWFHAAVDENYPELGPPADLLESFQTTVEDYKMRGLCEEGAHNAAWEEVDFEVRYRSYLEDSNEPREARSDLEKRLGSGESIVLVCFENTESKRCHRTILRDVLDGDE from the coding sequence ATGAGGGAGGGAACGCTCGCGGACACCTACGTTGCCGCGATCCAACACGACCTCGCGTCGCTCCCCACGGAGGCGACGCTCGTCGGCGTCGTTCGCCAGCCGACGTCGTGGTTTCACGCCGCCGTCGACGAGAACTATCCCGAACTCGGACCGCCAGCAGACCTCCTCGAGTCGTTTCAGACGACCGTCGAGGACTACAAAATGCGCGGCCTCTGCGAGGAGGGAGCCCACAACGCCGCCTGGGAGGAAGTCGACTTCGAGGTGCGCTATCGCTCCTATCTCGAGGATTCGAACGAGCCACGCGAGGCGCGCAGCGACCTCGAGAAGCGCCTCGGGAGCGGCGAATCGATCGTGCTCGTCTGCTTCGAAAATACGGAATCGAAACGGTGTCACCGGACGATTTTGCGCGACGTACTCGACGGCGACGAGTAA
- a CDS encoding flavin reductase family protein: MHAFDPSERTQDEVARFVKTVVTPRPIAWISTQSADGTENLAPFSSYNYVSLQEPTVLFNSPNGEPDELKDTARNALETEEFVVNVVTEADIERMDHTSAAIPEDESEFDLAEVDRGECETVAAPRVADAAVSMECTLYDSIEIHDKLMILGDVQYMHVDEELLTDGKLDMRDLDTVGRLGGPYYTVSDMLPFERQF; this comes from the coding sequence ATGCACGCGTTCGACCCATCGGAGCGAACACAGGACGAAGTCGCACGATTCGTAAAAACCGTCGTCACGCCGCGACCGATCGCCTGGATCAGTACGCAAAGCGCGGACGGCACCGAGAATCTGGCACCATTTAGCTCCTACAACTACGTCTCGTTACAGGAACCGACCGTCTTGTTCAACTCGCCGAACGGCGAGCCAGACGAACTAAAAGATACGGCCAGAAACGCCCTCGAGACTGAGGAGTTCGTCGTCAACGTCGTCACGGAAGCCGATATCGAACGGATGGACCACACGTCGGCGGCGATTCCCGAAGACGAAAGCGAGTTCGACCTCGCCGAGGTCGACCGCGGCGAGTGTGAAACCGTCGCTGCGCCGCGGGTAGCCGACGCGGCCGTCTCGATGGAGTGTACCCTCTACGATTCGATCGAGATTCACGACAAACTGATGATTCTCGGCGACGTCCAGTATATGCACGTCGACGAGGAACTGCTCACCGACGGCAAACTCGACATGCGCGACCTCGATACTGTCGGCCGCCTCGGTGGCCCCTATTACACCGTGTCCGACATGCTTCCGTTCGAACGGCAATTCTAA
- the cdd gene encoding cytidine deaminase, translated as MTDLLETARDVQSNAHVPYSEYPVGAALETADGEVFVGCNLENANYSNSLHAEEVAIAEAVKNGHREFTRVAVSSGQRDGVTPCGMCRQTLAEFCDDDLVVLCDRGDDDPPAEYTLGELLPDTITEEMLE; from the coding sequence ATGACAGACTTACTCGAGACTGCCCGCGACGTTCAGTCGAACGCCCACGTTCCCTACTCCGAGTACCCGGTCGGCGCTGCCCTCGAGACGGCAGACGGTGAGGTGTTCGTCGGCTGCAATCTCGAGAACGCGAACTACAGCAACAGTCTTCACGCCGAAGAGGTCGCGATCGCCGAGGCGGTCAAGAACGGGCATCGCGAGTTCACTCGAGTAGCCGTCAGTTCCGGCCAGCGAGACGGTGTGACGCCCTGTGGGATGTGCCGCCAGACGCTCGCTGAGTTCTGTGACGACGACCTCGTCGTGCTCTGTGATCGCGGCGACGACGACCCCCCAGCGGAGTACACTCTGGGCGAGTTGTTACCCGATACGATCACCGAGGAGATGCTCGAATGA
- a CDS encoding ABC transporter permease, translating into MRNPFTTLREWYNRRPAVVLAVSALTLVVFLWATPPSWQAATLRLAVPIALAALGGIFAEKSGVINIGIEGLLIVSAFSAIVATFWLGGGESTFTISHHWWGLLAGVLVSTLFALLFAIVCIEFKADQIIAGLALWLIALGLAPFVSRLVFESPNTSDVGTFDNVTIPLLSEIPLFGHLLFDTPPQVYIMLGAFVFGWFVLNHTRFGRWVVASGENPKALDTAGVDVQRVRYTAVILSGVFAGLGGAGFALGYLGTFTGTGETVIDGRGFIAIATYLLANYHPVGALGGSLLFAGLDAMQTQLQGAGISVPTNIIQIIPHATVIVVIALVGRTRLPDAAGDHYESGED; encoded by the coding sequence ATGCGTAATCCGTTCACCACTCTCCGGGAGTGGTACAACCGTCGCCCGGCTGTCGTGCTCGCCGTCAGCGCCCTCACACTCGTCGTGTTCCTCTGGGCGACTCCACCGAGCTGGCAGGCCGCGACGCTGCGACTCGCCGTTCCGATCGCGCTCGCCGCCCTCGGTGGCATCTTCGCGGAGAAGAGTGGCGTGATCAACATCGGGATCGAAGGCCTGCTCATCGTCTCGGCGTTCAGTGCAATCGTCGCGACGTTCTGGCTCGGCGGCGGCGAATCCACGTTCACCATCTCTCATCACTGGTGGGGGCTGCTCGCAGGCGTGCTCGTGAGCACGCTCTTCGCGCTGTTGTTCGCGATCGTCTGTATCGAGTTCAAGGCTGATCAGATCATCGCCGGCCTCGCACTCTGGCTGATTGCGCTGGGACTCGCACCGTTCGTCTCGCGGCTGGTCTTCGAGAGTCCGAACACGAGCGACGTCGGGACGTTCGACAACGTCACGATCCCGCTCCTCTCGGAGATTCCGCTGTTCGGACACCTGCTGTTCGACACGCCGCCGCAAGTCTACATTATGCTCGGCGCGTTCGTCTTCGGTTGGTTCGTCCTCAATCACACGCGCTTTGGCCGCTGGGTCGTCGCGAGCGGCGAGAACCCCAAAGCTCTCGACACGGCCGGCGTCGACGTGCAACGAGTCAGATATACGGCTGTGATCCTCTCAGGCGTGTTCGCGGGCCTCGGCGGTGCCGGGTTCGCACTCGGCTACCTCGGTACGTTCACCGGAACCGGCGAAACCGTGATCGACGGTCGCGGTTTCATCGCGATTGCGACGTACCTGCTCGCGAACTACCACCCAGTCGGTGCACTGGGCGGTTCGCTCCTCTTCGCCGGGTTGGACGCGATGCAGACCCAACTCCAGGGTGCCGGCATCTCCGTCCCGACGAACATCATCCAGATCATCCCCCACGCGACGGTGATCGTCGTGATCGCACTCGTCGGTCGCACCAGACTGCCCGACGCCGCCGGCGATCACTACGAATCCGGCGAAGACTGA
- a CDS encoding ABC transporter permease, with the protein MKARLKRLLRRLVHASVLERIAISVASLLAAIVVGGVLVFVSGAYASCQSGLNVAGFTFCYNPMQVFYELFFGAIGHPLEGDWALRNYNLAETLAQTTLLIFTGLSFAVAFRAGLFNIGTQGQLIMGSLATAVTVLYASVIVPSGFIGTVVLIPLGLLAGAVAGGLYGAIPGALKAYADANEVITTIMLNFVAGGVAATLLAWQFQDPESTNQQTESIPAYAEIPNVPFLGFSSRWNFSLLALAFAIFCMIGVAWMLSRTAFGYELRTSGVQPEAAAYSGVDEKRMIVGAMTLSGALGGIGGSLWVLMVQGEWITSVPDLGFDGIAVSILAGNSPLGIGASAFLFGLLDSGSQSISTATDVPPELVGILSGLIILFVAMPEFFRMIGGRYVDFEDVQPVQTDGGEPVNAGGEDDA; encoded by the coding sequence ATGAAAGCCCGTTTGAAACGCCTCCTCAGGCGACTCGTCCACGCCTCGGTCCTCGAGCGAATCGCGATCAGCGTTGCCTCGCTGCTCGCAGCGATCGTCGTGGGTGGTGTCCTCGTTTTCGTCTCCGGCGCGTACGCGTCATGTCAATCGGGCCTCAACGTGGCCGGGTTCACGTTCTGTTACAATCCGATGCAGGTCTTCTACGAACTGTTCTTCGGAGCGATCGGCCACCCGCTCGAGGGAGACTGGGCGCTTCGTAACTACAACCTCGCGGAGACGCTCGCGCAGACGACGCTGTTGATCTTCACCGGGTTGTCGTTCGCGGTCGCGTTCCGGGCTGGGCTATTCAACATCGGAACGCAGGGGCAACTGATCATGGGGAGTCTCGCGACGGCGGTCACCGTCCTCTACGCGTCGGTGATCGTTCCGAGCGGGTTTATCGGGACCGTCGTCTTGATTCCGCTTGGCCTCCTCGCCGGCGCGGTCGCAGGCGGGCTCTACGGTGCGATTCCGGGGGCGCTCAAGGCGTACGCCGACGCGAACGAGGTTATCACGACGATTATGCTCAACTTTGTCGCTGGCGGCGTCGCGGCGACGCTACTGGCCTGGCAGTTTCAGGACCCGGAAAGTACGAACCAGCAGACCGAATCGATTCCCGCCTACGCAGAGATTCCGAACGTTCCGTTTCTCGGCTTCAGCAGTCGGTGGAACTTCTCACTGCTCGCGCTCGCGTTCGCAATCTTTTGTATGATCGGCGTCGCCTGGATGCTCTCGCGGACCGCCTTCGGCTACGAACTCCGGACGAGTGGCGTCCAGCCAGAAGCTGCTGCGTACAGCGGTGTCGACGAGAAACGCATGATCGTCGGGGCGATGACGCTCTCGGGCGCACTCGGCGGCATCGGGGGCTCGCTGTGGGTGCTCATGGTTCAAGGCGAGTGGATCACGAGCGTCCCCGACCTCGGGTTCGACGGCATCGCCGTCTCGATCCTCGCGGGGAACAGCCCGCTCGGTATCGGGGCCTCCGCGTTCCTCTTTGGCCTCCTCGACAGTGGCTCGCAGTCAATCAGTACCGCGACGGACGTTCCGCCCGAACTGGTGGGCATTCTGAGCGGCCTCATCATCCTGTTCGTCGCCATGCCGGAGTTCTTCCGCATGATCGGCGGTCGATACGTCGACTTCGAGGACGTCCAACCCGTCCAGACGGACGGCGGTGAACCTGTCAACGCCGGAGGTGAGGACGATGCGTAA
- a CDS encoding ABC transporter ATP-binding protein has translation MSEPGPGQTDDAGVGGTASASDLAVHLDGITKRFPGVIANDDVDLRVERGTVHALLGENGAGKTTLMNVLYGLYEPNEGDVVVDGTTRSFSSPRDAIDAGVGMIHQHFMLVDTMTVAENIALGNEPRKWFGLAVDRERVTREIRDLCDRYGFDVDPDAKVADCSVGVQQRVEILKALYRGADVLILDEPTAVLTPQEVEGLYDVLEELTDQGKTIIFITHKLGEATHAADAITVLRDGESVSTVDPNTTTRSELAEHMVGREVLLEAETAANDAGETVLSVADLTVEDSRGVEAVSEIDLEVRAGEVLGIAGVDGNGQAELVEAITGLRQPEAGTISMEGAEITEWSRRDRIDAGMSYIPEDRHTRGLVMPFDLVENGVLGSQRAETFTQSNQIDWKAVREHSEDIIETYDVRPPNADADAEAFSGGNQQKFIVGREFERDPELVVATHPTRGVDIGSTEFIHERLLELRREGVAIVLISSNLDEVRSLSDRLAVIYEGSFMDVTDPESLTEETLGLLMAGEDPDEADEASTTAEPVSEFGSERRGER, from the coding sequence ATGAGCGAGCCGGGACCGGGACAAACCGACGATGCGGGTGTGGGTGGCACAGCGTCTGCAAGCGACCTCGCAGTACATCTCGACGGTATCACGAAGCGCTTTCCGGGGGTTATCGCGAACGACGACGTCGACTTGCGCGTCGAACGGGGAACCGTTCACGCGCTGCTCGGTGAGAACGGAGCCGGAAAGACGACCCTGATGAACGTTCTCTACGGGCTCTACGAGCCCAACGAGGGCGACGTCGTCGTCGACGGAACGACGCGATCGTTTTCGTCTCCTCGAGACGCGATCGACGCGGGGGTCGGCATGATCCACCAGCACTTCATGTTGGTCGACACGATGACCGTCGCGGAGAACATCGCCCTCGGCAACGAGCCCCGAAAGTGGTTCGGGTTGGCAGTCGACCGCGAGCGAGTCACTCGTGAAATTCGAGACCTCTGTGATCGGTACGGATTCGACGTCGATCCGGACGCGAAAGTCGCCGACTGCAGCGTCGGCGTCCAACAGCGCGTCGAGATCCTCAAGGCCCTCTACCGTGGGGCGGACGTGCTCATCCTGGACGAGCCGACGGCCGTGTTGACGCCCCAGGAAGTCGAGGGGCTCTACGACGTTCTCGAGGAACTCACCGACCAGGGGAAGACGATCATCTTCATCACGCACAAACTCGGCGAGGCGACCCACGCCGCGGACGCGATCACCGTCCTTCGAGACGGCGAATCCGTCAGCACCGTCGACCCGAACACCACGACGCGCTCGGAGCTGGCCGAACACATGGTCGGGCGAGAAGTCCTCCTCGAGGCCGAAACGGCGGCCAACGACGCCGGAGAGACGGTGCTCTCGGTCGCGGACCTCACCGTCGAGGACTCCCGCGGTGTCGAAGCTGTCTCGGAAATCGACCTGGAGGTGCGTGCCGGTGAAGTCCTCGGTATCGCCGGCGTCGACGGCAACGGGCAGGCTGAACTGGTCGAGGCCATCACCGGACTCCGACAGCCAGAAGCGGGGACGATTTCGATGGAGGGGGCCGAGATTACGGAGTGGTCGCGACGCGACCGGATCGACGCCGGCATGTCCTACATTCCCGAGGACAGACACACGCGCGGGTTGGTGATGCCGTTCGATCTGGTCGAAAACGGCGTACTCGGGAGCCAACGCGCGGAGACGTTCACGCAGTCGAATCAGATCGATTGGAAGGCCGTCCGCGAACACTCAGAAGACATCATTGAAACGTACGACGTTCGACCGCCCAACGCGGACGCGGACGCCGAAGCGTTCTCGGGTGGGAATCAACAGAAGTTCATCGTCGGGCGGGAGTTCGAACGAGACCCGGAACTCGTCGTCGCGACCCACCCGACTCGTGGCGTCGACATCGGCTCGACGGAGTTCATCCACGAGCGCCTCCTCGAGTTGCGTCGAGAGGGCGTTGCGATTGTGCTCATCTCGTCGAATCTCGACGAAGTACGAAGTCTCTCCGACAGATTGGCGGTCATCTACGAAGGTTCCTTTATGGACGTTACTGATCCAGAGTCACTCACCGAAGAGACCCTCGGCCTCCTCATGGCCGGCGAAGATCCAGACGAAGCAGACGAGGCATCGACCACTGCCGAACCCGTCTCCGAGTTCGGTTCTGAGCGCAGAGGTGAGCGATGA
- a CDS encoding BMP family lipoprotein produces the protein MAQNRRRFLAGASIAGLTTVAGCVGGFGDEDESEYQVGMVYSTGGLGDNSFNDMASQGINDAADEFDVGYNESEPSEQSEFDNMQRDYAEPGDYDLVTCVGYEQEDALEDNAEEYDDQSFIIIDTVVEADNVRSYTFDEPGGSFQVGHLAGLLTTEEFSAGDSETDPDETVVGFVGGDESPLIESFEAGFTAGVEYANDDVDVESIYVDSFDDTSGGREAASTLYEDQGADIIFHAAGGAGIGVFQVAEEEGRFAIGVDADQSVQEEDYADVILASMVKRVDEAVLTAVESVVNDEFEGGEIEELGLEDDGVEVVLGETIGDEIPDDILDELEESEEEIIDGDIDVPDDPDDV, from the coding sequence ATGGCGCAGAATCGACGGCGGTTCCTTGCGGGTGCAAGTATTGCAGGATTGACCACTGTCGCCGGTTGCGTTGGTGGATTCGGTGACGAAGACGAATCCGAGTACCAGGTTGGGATGGTGTACTCCACCGGCGGCCTCGGTGACAACTCGTTCAACGACATGGCGAGCCAGGGCATCAACGACGCGGCGGACGAGTTCGACGTCGGGTACAACGAGTCCGAACCCAGCGAACAAAGCGAGTTCGACAACATGCAACGCGACTACGCCGAACCCGGCGACTACGACCTCGTCACCTGCGTCGGCTACGAGCAAGAAGACGCACTCGAGGACAACGCCGAGGAGTACGACGACCAGAGTTTCATTATCATCGACACCGTCGTCGAAGCGGACAACGTCCGCAGCTACACGTTCGACGAACCCGGCGGCTCGTTTCAGGTCGGCCACCTCGCGGGTCTTTTGACGACCGAAGAGTTCTCCGCTGGGGACAGCGAGACGGACCCGGACGAAACAGTCGTCGGCTTCGTCGGCGGCGACGAATCGCCGCTGATCGAATCCTTCGAGGCCGGTTTCACCGCCGGCGTCGAGTACGCGAACGACGACGTCGACGTCGAGAGTATCTACGTCGACTCCTTCGACGACACGTCCGGCGGCCGTGAAGCAGCCTCGACGCTGTACGAAGATCAAGGCGCGGACATCATCTTCCACGCGGCTGGCGGTGCCGGGATCGGCGTCTTCCAGGTCGCAGAAGAAGAAGGCCGATTCGCGATCGGCGTCGACGCCGATCAATCGGTTCAGGAAGAAGACTATGCGGACGTTATCCTCGCGAGTATGGTCAAGCGCGTCGACGAGGCAGTCCTCACGGCGGTCGAATCGGTCGTCAACGACGAGTTCGAGGGCGGCGAAATCGAAGAACTCGGACTCGAGGACGACGGCGTCGAGGTTGTCCTCGGCGAGACGATCGGCGACGAGATTCCGGACGATATCCTCGACGAACTCGAGGAGTCCGAAGAAGAAATCATCGACGGCGATATCGACGTTCCAGACGATCCAGACGACGTCTAA
- a CDS encoding phosphohexomutase domain-containing protein produces the protein MTLFGTAGIRGPVEAVSPSRALAVGQAAGDPDTAFVVGRDGRETGPALAAAIEAGLESAGSDVYRLGEVPTPTLAYASRGRKGVMLTASHNPPEDNGIKLFTDGVEFDQTAEHAIESLVVGEEPREPAEWDEWGKSGSFDVLEEYRDAVVEYVVDQAASGSGDETPSDDSPLEGLSVAVDCGNGVAAHATPHVLSRLGADVVALNANVDGHFGARPSKPTPETLTDFAAFLESASVDVGVAHDGDADRLVVLGPDGDVIHEDTILAVVAAHYTAESDADDPVVVTTPNASARIDERVREAGGRVERVRLGALHEGIARERERAAETAGETAVVFAAEPWKHIHTHFGGWIDGVASAAIVATLVAEAGDTETLREPVTERPYRKVSVDCPDHAKAETMAALERELPEAFAGASVDTDYGVRLEFEDASWILVRPSGTEPYVRIYAESDTVDELVADARSVVEATIGTHR, from the coding sequence ATGACGCTCTTTGGAACAGCGGGGATTCGTGGTCCAGTCGAGGCGGTCTCTCCGTCGCGTGCGCTCGCAGTCGGCCAGGCCGCCGGCGATCCCGACACGGCGTTCGTCGTCGGGCGCGACGGCAGAGAGACCGGCCCAGCACTCGCCGCAGCGATCGAAGCCGGCCTCGAGAGCGCCGGCTCTGACGTCTATCGACTCGGAGAGGTTCCGACGCCGACACTCGCGTACGCCTCACGGGGGCGCAAGGGAGTCATGCTCACCGCGAGTCACAATCCGCCCGAAGACAACGGCATCAAACTCTTCACGGACGGCGTCGAGTTCGACCAGACCGCAGAACACGCCATCGAGTCGCTCGTCGTCGGAGAGGAGCCACGCGAACCAGCCGAGTGGGACGAGTGGGGCAAATCGGGCTCGTTCGACGTACTCGAGGAGTATCGCGACGCCGTCGTCGAGTACGTCGTAGATCAGGCGGCCTCCGGGTCGGGTGACGAAACGCCGAGTGACGACTCGCCGCTCGAGGGGCTCTCCGTCGCCGTCGACTGTGGCAATGGGGTGGCCGCCCACGCGACGCCACACGTCCTCTCCCGCCTGGGTGCCGACGTGGTCGCGCTCAACGCGAACGTCGACGGTCACTTCGGCGCTCGCCCGAGCAAGCCGACGCCGGAGACGCTCACCGACTTCGCCGCCTTCCTCGAGTCCGCTTCCGTCGACGTCGGAGTGGCACACGACGGCGACGCCGACCGACTGGTCGTTCTCGGACCCGACGGCGACGTGATTCACGAGGATACGATCCTCGCGGTCGTCGCGGCCCACTACACCGCTGAAAGCGACGCGGACGACCCGGTCGTCGTCACGACGCCGAACGCCTCCGCGCGGATCGACGAACGAGTCCGCGAGGCTGGCGGTCGCGTCGAACGCGTCCGACTCGGCGCGCTTCACGAGGGAATCGCTCGAGAGCGCGAACGGGCGGCCGAAACCGCCGGTGAGACGGCCGTCGTCTTCGCCGCCGAACCCTGGAAGCACATCCACACGCACTTCGGCGGCTGGATCGACGGTGTCGCCAGCGCGGCCATCGTCGCCACGCTCGTCGCCGAAGCTGGCGATACCGAAACCCTTCGCGAACCGGTCACCGAACGGCCGTACCGAAAAGTCAGCGTCGACTGTCCCGATCACGCCAAAGCGGAGACGATGGCCGCCCTCGAGCGAGAACTCCCCGAAGCCTTCGCCGGGGCGTCGGTCGACACCGACTACGGCGTCCGCCTCGAGTTCGAGGACGCCTCCTGGATTCTCGTGCGACCGAGTGGCACCGAGCCGTACGTGCGGATCTACGCCGAGAGCGATACCGTCGACGAACTCGTGGCGGACGCGCGGTCGGTCGTCGAAGCGACGATCGGAACACATCGATAG
- a CDS encoding MaoC family dehydratase: protein MSDQNTAARNVTAVTEAWTSMARTFVESATALNRSMASSFLTPQFANGTDSESVGASISSVEHSDLEWHFERTVDDPDEIEVGDTVTFEKTITEDDVREFARISGDTNRLHLDEAFAADTRFGERIVHGTLVSGLISAALARLPGLTVYLSQDLEFSGPVAIGDRVSARVEVAEDLGNRQYRLETVVRNEAEDVTVIDGEAVVLIDELPEE, encoded by the coding sequence ATGTCCGACCAGAACACCGCGGCACGAAACGTAACTGCCGTTACCGAGGCGTGGACGTCGATGGCACGGACGTTCGTCGAGAGCGCAACGGCCCTCAACCGATCGATGGCCTCGAGTTTCCTGACGCCGCAGTTTGCGAACGGCACCGACAGCGAGTCCGTTGGCGCGTCCATTTCGTCGGTCGAACACTCGGACCTCGAGTGGCACTTCGAGCGAACGGTCGACGATCCGGACGAGATCGAAGTCGGAGACACCGTCACGTTCGAGAAGACCATCACCGAAGACGACGTTCGCGAGTTCGCCCGCATCAGCGGCGATACCAATCGGCTGCACTTAGACGAGGCGTTCGCCGCGGACACGCGCTTTGGCGAGCGAATCGTCCACGGGACGCTCGTCTCCGGGCTCATCAGTGCCGCGCTGGCCCGCCTTCCCGGGCTCACGGTCTATCTCTCTCAGGACCTCGAGTTCAGCGGACCAGTCGCCATCGGTGACCGCGTCTCCGCCCGCGTCGAAGTCGCCGAGGACCTTGGCAACCGTCAGTACCGCCTCGAGACGGTCGTCCGGAACGAAGCGGAGGACGTCACCGTTATCGACGGCGAAGCCGTCGTTCTGATCGACGAACTCCCTGAGGAATAG